The window GTCACGCCCCTGTTTCGCCTGCGCAGGGAGTTATGCGGCGCGCTGTTCAATCGGGCACAACTGCGGGAGCTGGGCTGGAAATTTTCGTACGGCAAGAACGGATCTGTCTGGTATGAAAAGGGGTTTCAGGAAGGCGCCCAGGACTGGACAGTGCGCCTCTTCCTGCACAGGGAAGGATTCCTGCGCGACATCCAGGTCTTCACCGTGCATCCTGAGGCGGCCATCAACGCCATCTGGCGGGAGGAAAGCGACTTGCTACCCTGCGAAGAGCAGGTACGGGAAGAGTTTCTTTGCGGCATCCAGCGACATGCGCCCGCATCAGCCGAACATGAGATATTCGCCATCTCCGAAGGATGGACCGCAGATGGCAGCGAGGGACTTTCCGAACGCGGAAAAAGATCGCGGGTCGTCGTCGGCCGGACCGAGGCGCTTGCCGAGGACGATCCCGGAACCGCTCGGCGCTACGTGGTCGGCGTCAGCCGCTGGTCGCCGTGCCTCGAACCTGTAACCCTCGAAGCGTCGTTGGCGCATCAGGGGGCGCTCCTGGGTCTGCGCCAAGAGGCGAGCATTCTGCTCCTGTCAGCCCTCGACTCGGATGCCGACACCGCCGATCTCTGGAATCTGGCCGGATGTGTTCTGGATTCCCTCGCTGAAAAGGCATTGGCCTTCGAGTGCTTCAAGCTGGCCACCCAGCGGGACCTCGACCATCCGAGCGCCCCCGGCAACACCTGGCTCCTGGGAATGCCTTTCTTGGAGCGGCGCCTCAAGTCCCGGGATTTCCGCGCCGCTCTGGATGTCGCGGACGACCTTCTCTCTTGCCCCGCTCCCGAATCGGACACGGACAAGCAAAAGGCCCTGGAGGCTTCAGCGCTTTGCTGCGAGGGCCTGGGCCTTCCCGACGAGGCCCGGGACCGTTTCACGTCCCTTCTTGGGGAATACCCGGACGGCCTGGTGGCCCAGCTCGGCCTCAATCGGCTCACGGAAAGGGACGGCGCGCTCCGCAAGACGGCCTTCGAACAGCAGTTGGCGGCCTTCCCCCGCATTCCCCAGGAGGTGGAAGGACCGGACTCCTTGGCCGTCGATTTCATCGCTGGATGCGATCATGGCGATCACTGGGCGTCGCTCGTTCCGGACGTCGGGGGATTCATCGATTCCTATCTTGAAACCATCGTGCAGGCCATGAAAGTCACCGCCGAGGCCGACTTCCCGGCGGCCATGCGTGTCCGGGGCAACTGCGACAAGGCTTTCGCCGGGTTCTACCCCGAAGACGCCTCGTTATTCTGCCTGGCTTTGTGCACGCACGCGCCCGAGGAGCGGCGTCTCGATTTCGCATCCATGTATCCCTGCGCGACCTGGGGAGCCAGTATCGACCTGGAGCCTCTTTCCTTCGAAGAATGGGAGCGGGGAGTGGAAGGCTCCGTCGTCCTGGCAACGCCCGAAGGATTGCCGCTGACGGCATTCGTCCCGCTCTATCTCCGGAACCGCCGGGAGCTCAGGCCGGAGCACAAGTATCCGTTCATCATTTCGGGATTCGCGATGTCCGTCTACCCCGCGGAAGATCATGATTTCGAAATTTCGCAAGGCCCGCTCACGTTCGACGAGGACGGCAACGACATGGGGCCGCAGACCATCACCATGGGCACGGACCGGTCCACCCTGTTCCCTTCCTTCGAATATCCCAGTGAGTACCACTACATCCTTCCCGTCCTGAGCGTCGACTGGGTGGACTTCATGGGCAACCGGGTCTGCCGGATCACGACGCGGCACGACACAGAGGGGGGCGCCATCCCCATGACTCTCTACGCGGGCGAACATCTGCTGGGAGACTATCTTCCGCGCAAGGGAGACGCCATCGAAGGCGCTTTGTGTCTCCAGGCCTATCTCGCATCCGGGCAGGGGGTGCCGGTCGATAGGCAGGAGAAGGAGGGGAAAAGGCTGCAACCGGGCAGGATCACCTTCTCCAGACCCGGCCAGGACCTGTTCGGGCTGATGCGGGATCCCGGGGAGCACGCGCTCAACGCGGCGAGCGGGATCAAGCGATACTCCGCCATCCCCCTGAGACTGGACAATCAACCGCAGTTCGTCGCCGAAAGAACGAACGGGGAACGCTGTTTCGTCTACGTGTCCGAGTTCCTCCTGGACGATCGGGATTGGGATGCGGCGCACAGGGCGGCCCAAGCCCGCCTGGAAACCAGGATCACCCACCGTGAGTACCCGCTTCACATCGTCGGCGTGGGCAAGAGGCCGGTCGGAAACGGTTATTCCTTCTCGTATTACGGTTGGGATGTCTTGGATGACATGCCATGAACGGACGTTTGAAAAAGATCCCTCTGGACGCAGTCCACAGTTGCTCATGGGCTTTTTGATGCAGTTGTTCCTGGTTGAAATAAAAGATATAGGACAATCCAAGAATCAAGCTCACCCCCTAAAAATGTCGAACAAAAATGATGGGCGTATCAATGGGTTGCACAGAGCAAAACGGAATCCCTTTTTCTAAAGGCCAACTGGTAGTCGACAAGAATAACCCAAGCCAGCAGGGGATATACACGGGGCGATGCACCAGGGCAGGCTCGCAAATCATGGTCGAAGTGCAATACCCCAATGGTAATACCGGATTTCGCCCATTAGGCGTTTTGGAAGCTCTTGAGCCAGACAAAGTCAAAACGTTGCGCGAGCAGTTTTTTGACGGAAGATTTGGAAAGCTTTCGGACCTTAAGCGCCTTATTACTTATGAAAAACTCAAAGGCACACTTCATGAGGTGATCTACTCCATGGAGGCAGCCCAGATTGATTTCTATCCATACCAGTTCAAACCCGTCCTGAAATTCATCAATTCCCCGACCGAGCGTCTTATTTTGGCAGATGAGGTCGGTTTGGGGAAAACGATTGAATCCGGCCTCATCTGGATGGAGATGCAAGCCCGCTACCAGTCCAACAGGCTGCTTGTGATCTGCCCTAAAATTCTCGCTGAGAAATGGCATGAAGAGCTGCGGAACAAATTCCTGCTCGATGCGCGTATTATTGATTTCAAGGGATTTCGTGACGAAATCAAAGAACTCAAAAAGAATGGTCCCGACTATCCCTTCATCCTCATCGGCACTTATTCAGGCCTTCGCCCGCCAAAAGACTCGAGGGAAAGCCTCAATCAGCCTCCTGAAGATAAGCCGTCGGAGTATCCTAAGGCTGAACTCTTAAGGGAGCTCAGGTTTTGGGATGAGGATTACCCTCCCCTGGACATGGTTATCTTTGATGAAGCGCACTATATGCGCAACCAGGCGACAACGACCTTCCATCTTGGCGAAAATATCTCGGCCAGCGCCAGGGCCGTCCTTTGCGTTTCGGCAACGCCGGTTAACAACAGCAACATTGACCTGCATAGCTTGCTGCGCCTTATTGATGAGGACTTTTTCGCCACCCAGGCCAGCTTCGAGGATTTAGTGGCCATGAACCGACCTGCCGTCCACGCGGGCAACGCACTGGCGCAAGCCCCTGTGGATGTCGAGACGCTCATGACCTCAGTACAGGGAATGGCCAAAAGCAGATACATCAAAGAAAACAGGCTATTCGACCAGTTCATAAAGCATTTGGAATCACTCTCGCACTCGGGATTCAAAGATGTGTCTCTACTGGCTAAGTGCCAGGATATTGCAGAGAAATTAAATCTTCTTGGTGCATACATCAATCGAACACGCCGTGTGCAGGTCAAGGAAGAGCGGGCTGTGAGGAAGCCTCATGTTGTTGCCTTGGAGTATACTCCAGAAGAGATGGAGTTGTACCAAGCAATCCTCAAGGTTGTCCGACTAAGGTGTAAAAAGAACAAGAAACCATTTCACGTTTTTCAGGTGATGGGATTGCAGCTTATGACTGCGAGTTGCCTGCCTGCATTCTCTCATCGAATTCTTTCGGATGAGCTATTTGCCGACGAAAATTTGCATCAAGAGGCATTTGGAGGAGAAGGATTTGAGAAGAGCTCTGCAGCGTCCATCAGCGGCGAGGACATAAGTAGAATTAGGCAGCTCCTCTCCTACGATTTTGAAAAGAATGACAGTAAGTTCAAGGCACTTGTAGATGTTCTTCGCAAGGAGCCTAAAGAAAAAATAATAATCTTCGCCTATTATCGCCCGACATTAGCCTACCTCCGCAGGCGGCTGGTGGCCCTGGGCGAAAGCGTAACCATCATCCATGGCGGAATACCCATCGAAAATCGCTGGGAAGAGCTGGATCGTTTCAAGGATCCGAACGGTCCTCGAATCCTTCTCGCCTCGGAAGTGGGGAGCGAAGGCATAGACCTCCAGTTTTGCCGGATACTAGTCAACTATGATCTCCCATGGAATCCGATGCGGGTTGAGCAGCGAATTGGCCGTATCGACCGCGTGGGCCAGAAGGCGAAAAGCCTTTCCATTGTTCACTTCAAAGTAAGCAACACAATCGAGGAGCGAATTCACGAGCGACTACACGAAAAACTTGAAGCTTTCAGCAGCAGCTTGGGCGACCTCGATGATGTCATTGGAGAAGAAGTAAAGCAGCTAACTATAGATTTGCTCAGCAATGAACTGACCCCGGAAGAGGAACGAAATAAAATATCTCAAACTCAAACAGCGATAGAAAACCGTCTCGTACTGATCAAGACTCTAGAAGAGTCAGGTGATGCCTTGGTTGCTCTTTCTGATTACGTACAGAAGAAAGTTGAGGAAGACCGAGGCAAAGGGCGATTCGTGCAAGCTGATGAACTCGAAAACTATGTTGCTGATTTCTTCGGCAGGTATTTTAAGGGCACTGAAGTAAATTACAATACCCCTTTCCCTGGTTGCCTCTTAATCAGGTTCTCTGAGGAGGCCCGAGCATCATTAGGCGATTTCATTCAAGGGGACAGGTCGCTCAGCGCGCGTCCTCTACGGCAGAAAGAATTAGCGCTTTCTTTCAGCAGGGAAGTTCTTCAAAGACTATCCCAAAAGCAAAAGAGAAATATTAATTTCGTGAACCATCTTTCTCCAATGATTCGCTGGATCACGAAAATCAACAAAGATAAGGAACATGATTTATACAAACTGGCGGCAGTGACCGTTCTCAAAGCCAGCATTCCTAACGGAGTGTATCTCTATCGTATTGAACGCTGGGTTATGAAAGGACTTTCTAGCGTTGAGAAACTGTCTTATGCCATGATCTGCCTAAAAACAGGAGCACTCTATTCCATCAATGAAACAGAGAAAATATTTCAAGAAGTATTGACCTCTGGAGATGACTGGCCATATCGCGATTACGACAGAGATTTGATGATGATGCGATTTGATTCTCTTGAGTCATACATGCAGAAAATGTTTAGCGAAGAAGTGACTCAGTTTGAAATTGAGAACGAAAGTGTTCTGCAAATCAAGACACAGCGCGTTACTGGGATTTTTGACCGAAGGATAG is drawn from Desulfocurvus vexinensis DSM 17965 and contains these coding sequences:
- a CDS encoding SNF2-related protein, producing the protein MGCTEQNGIPFSKGQLVVDKNNPSQQGIYTGRCTRAGSQIMVEVQYPNGNTGFRPLGVLEALEPDKVKTLREQFFDGRFGKLSDLKRLITYEKLKGTLHEVIYSMEAAQIDFYPYQFKPVLKFINSPTERLILADEVGLGKTIESGLIWMEMQARYQSNRLLVICPKILAEKWHEELRNKFLLDARIIDFKGFRDEIKELKKNGPDYPFILIGTYSGLRPPKDSRESLNQPPEDKPSEYPKAELLRELRFWDEDYPPLDMVIFDEAHYMRNQATTTFHLGENISASARAVLCVSATPVNNSNIDLHSLLRLIDEDFFATQASFEDLVAMNRPAVHAGNALAQAPVDVETLMTSVQGMAKSRYIKENRLFDQFIKHLESLSHSGFKDVSLLAKCQDIAEKLNLLGAYINRTRRVQVKEERAVRKPHVVALEYTPEEMELYQAILKVVRLRCKKNKKPFHVFQVMGLQLMTASCLPAFSHRILSDELFADENLHQEAFGGEGFEKSSAASISGEDISRIRQLLSYDFEKNDSKFKALVDVLRKEPKEKIIIFAYYRPTLAYLRRRLVALGESVTIIHGGIPIENRWEELDRFKDPNGPRILLASEVGSEGIDLQFCRILVNYDLPWNPMRVEQRIGRIDRVGQKAKSLSIVHFKVSNTIEERIHERLHEKLEAFSSSLGDLDDVIGEEVKQLTIDLLSNELTPEEERNKISQTQTAIENRLVLIKTLEESGDALVALSDYVQKKVEEDRGKGRFVQADELENYVADFFGRYFKGTEVNYNTPFPGCLLIRFSEEARASLGDFIQGDRSLSARPLRQKELALSFSREVLQRLSQKQKRNINFVNHLSPMIRWITKINKDKEHDLYKLAAVTVLKASIPNGVYLYRIERWVMKGLSSVEKLSYAMICLKTGALYSINETEKIFQEVLTSGDDWPYRDYDRDLMMMRFDSLESYMQKMFSEEVTQFEIENESVLQIKTQRVTGIFDRRIEQDKRRLQTLVESGREERVIRMAQGRLNKAQENKAKRLNSLRASAEILPDTEPVAVGLVQVGA